A segment of the Panicum hallii strain FIL2 chromosome 1, PHallii_v3.1, whole genome shotgun sequence genome:
ATCTATATTCCGCATTTCCTTTGGTTGCCCAGCATCTTCATGGCTGGTTCTGTTTTTCAAACCTACTGCATCTGCTGCTTCATTTGACTTCTCTGTTGCATCTTCAGGTTTACAACTATTCTTCCCGTCTACTACCTGAGGTGTTTCCTTTGGCTCAACTGCTTCTTCAGTGCTACTACGGTTCTTTACAGCCGCTTCCGGTGTTTCCTTTGGCTCAAATGCTTCTTCAGTACTACTGTTCTTTACAGTCACGTCTGGTGTTTCGTCTGGCTTCTCTACTGCATCTGCTTGGCTACTCGCATTCGTGGCATCTGAATCCGGCAATTCCTTTGCCTTCTCCCCGTAGCTGCTTGTGTTCACATCGACATCTGGTGTTTCTGTTGTCTTCTCCAGAACGCTCCCTTGGTTTGTCGCTCTAGTTTCTTTTGGTTCTGGCACATGGTTACTTTcaagaatgcttgcatcgatgTCTCTTTCAGTTGTCACAGTACTCCTTGCACTATCTCCCTCTGCGACTGGAACGGTCTTCTTGATTGTTCCAACTGTAACGTATTTGCTCTTGAATTTGTACTCCCATTCTTGCAAGGCCTCGGCCTCAAAAGGGCCTAACCCTGAAATGTCACTGGTTAAATCACTTGGTTCAAATGACATCTTTGCCAAAGCCCTACTTGCGTCTCTGCCTGCAAACAATGCGTATGGGCCACCAGGTCCATAGAACATCCTGCAAAAGCGAGATGAAGATGAAGGAACATGTTGCAACCAGGGTTATGTAACGCTCAGGGGGCGCTATCTGTTCCCGTAAAAATCAGTTGTGGAAAAAAGTGCTCAACTTGGAAGAAAAAGGATATAATATTGTTCAGAACCAAGTAATTTGATGTTACTTGGTTGACCATCCAACTCTTCTCATGCTATCAGATAAGCTATTCCTTTCTGATGAATCTTCTAAAAGGGTAATCATACTCTCTTTTTTAAAATCTATTATCTATGATATTAGGACAAGCTAATTAGTTCAAAGTCACATATTTTAAAAATAGAGGGAGTCCTGATTTTTCTCTGAAAGGCCATATCATTTGATTAGACTGGGAATCACTCGAATATCTAAGCTCAGATAGCTACAGTTCCACATGGACAGTCTAGAGTTTGACAATGGAAAACGCCTTGCTGAGTTTAGGTGGCCTCAAGCACTCTCGTTCACATGAGAAGTGAATTTTATTTGGGACTGATCAGTATCTAAAAACCACAAGCATGTTCCCACCTCAAATTTTTGTAGTTCACTATTTGTGTATCTTCAAAAAG
Coding sequences within it:
- the LOC112878740 gene encoding membrane steroid-binding protein 1-like, whose amino-acid sequence is MAMAAAEWWEAAAAAIVAYTGMTPAAFFTAVAAVAALYVVVSGVLVRPAQVSTRRRVAEDEGEDRTFGPLPPPVQLGVVTEEELRAYDGSDPKKPLLMAIKGQIYDVTQSRMFYGPGGPYALFAGRDASRALAKMSFEPSDLTSDISGLGPFEAEALQEWEYKFKSKYVTVGTIKKTVPVAEGDSARSTVTTERDIDASILESNHVPEPKETRATNQGSVLEKTTETPDVDVNTSSYGEKAKELPDSDATNASSQADAVEKPDETPDVTVKNSSTEEAFEPKETPEAAVKNRSSTEEAVEPKETPQVVDGKNSCKPEDATEKSNEAADAVGLKNRTSHEDAGQPKEMRNIDDKYASSSQDGEEKPKETSDAEAKNA